CGGAATTTCGCGACGGAGCGGGGTTGAACTCGATTCTGACTACTGACCTTCATGTTTTCCCTCCCTAAAGAACGTTTTCGACTTGACTACAGATTTCTCCGTGGAATGACTTCAATAACTGGCAAGGGTATTGAATATGGGGGGTATGGAGCGTCGCACCGGATGTGCTGTTCAGAAAGTCAATGACTGACAATGACTTCACCAGACATCCATGGGTGCGATGCTGAATCTCAACTCGAGAAAACTGCCCCATTTCGTCCCTCCATCGATCATGTGTGATCGTAGGCCGATTCTAGGCAGTCCGATCGAACTTGTCAAACGTAAAACAAAGTATACGAGTCTTTAATTAGGGTGAATACCCCATAATACGATACCTCTCAGTAATTTCGGCTCCGGCGTCGAGGCTGAACCTTGATAGCAGCCACGGAAGTTCAGCCTCTATGGTGGCTAGCTGAGGTGCGCGGTGGGATCCGGGACGGCGTGGGGGGCGGTGTCGGCGGGACGCTCGAAATTGTCGCTCGTCAGTTTCCAAGCGGTGATCCGATCGAGGCGGAAATTCCGGCTGGTCCCTTTCAGGTGGCAATAGCCGACGAGATAGTCGTGAGCGCTGAGCTTGACGATCTTGTAGGGGTCCACCACCCGCTGAGACTGATGCCCCCGCCCGCCGCTCACGTACGTGATCAGTACGCATCGCTGATCGCGGGTGGCCTGGATGAGATCGTCGTAGAGCTGGGGCGGATAGATATCGGGCTCGATCTCCCGGGGGTCGAAGGTGAGGGCCGGACCGTGGATGTCGATGAGGTCCTTCAGCGTTCCCAACCCATGTTCCTCTATCTTCCCCAGGAAATTCATGAAAATGGTGTGGAGGTCCCGCGCGTCCCGTTCGGCCCGGTGGTAGAAATCGGTGGGGAGGGAGAACCGTGTCCGCAGGATGTCCATCGAGTGTCGTTCATATTCCGGATAGAGTTTGCGGGAAAGCGTGAGCGTATCGATCACAATGTTGTCGGGGAAGCCCAGCTTGAGGTCGTTCATGGCGCTGGAGAAGAAACCGATGTCGAACGAAGCGTTGTGGGCCATCAGGACATCTTCGCCGATGAATTTCAGAAACCCGGGCAGCACCTCATCCTGCGTGGGCGAATGAGCCACCATGCCGTCGGTAATCCCGTGCACTTTTGAAACTTCGGGAGGGATCGGGCGCATCGGGTTGACCAAGGTGGCGAAGGTTTCCACGACCTCCGCTCCCTTGGCGCGGATGGCGCCGACCTCCACGATCCGGTCTCCACGCCACGGGTTCAGCCCCGTCGTTTCGAGATCGAAGAAAGTGAGATTGCGGTTTCGAAGGTCCACCCTCCCTCGTTCTATGAACACCGGCGGTGTTTGTCAAATGTGCGGGAACAGGATAAATATCGCTCGTTCAAATGACGATCCCAACCGTCATATTCTGGGCGATCACTCAGATCACGTATCCCCTGGTCGAGGCCGAGCATTTCGGCGT
This genomic window from Nitrospirota bacterium contains:
- a CDS encoding WYL domain-containing protein, encoding MDLRNRNLTFFDLETTGLNPWRGDRIVEVGAIRAKGAEVVETFATLVNPMRPIPPEVSKVHGITDGMVAHSPTQDEVLPGFLKFIGEDVLMAHNASFDIGFFSSAMNDLKLGFPDNIVIDTLTLSRKLYPEYERHSMDILRTRFSLPTDFYHRAERDARDLHTIFMNFLGKIEEHGLGTLKDLIDIHGPALTFDPREIEPDIYPPQLYDDLIQATRDQRCVLITYVSGGRGHQSQRVVDPYKIVKLSAHDYLVGYCHLKGTSRNFRLDRITAWKLTSDNFERPADTAPHAVPDPTAHLS